GCTCGCAGGATGTGGAGCTCAGTAACAGCACGCTCGCCAGCCAGGGCGACATGCGCCTTTCCGCGGCGGGGAAAGTGCAGATGACGGGCGGCGGGACAAACAGCGCGGGCGCGCTGGCGGTCAGCAGCGGGCAGGCGATGACGCTCAACAATACCTCTCTTATCTCCCGCGGCGCGGCGACGCTCAGCAGCGGCGGCACGCTGTCATCCACGGGCAGTGCGGTCTCGGCAGGGGAGAGCCTGGCGCTGAGCGGCGGGCAGCTGGTGCTGGACGGCCAGAGCCGGGCCGATGCCGCGGCCGATATCCGCCTGACGGGCAGCACCGTCAGTAACCAGGGGCAGGTGAATGCGGGGCGCGACATTGCGCTCTCCGGCGACAGGGTGTCCAGCAGCGGCCTGCTGGCGGCGAAAGGCCGTCTGGACGTGAACGCCGGAGAGCTGACGAACGGCGGCACGGCGCAGGGCAGCGACGTCACCCTGAAGGGGCAGACGGTGACCAACAACGGCACCCTGCAGAGCGCCGGCAACCTGGCGTTAAGCGCCGGAACCCTGGCGCAGCGGGGCACGCTGAGCGCGAAGGGCAATGCGAACGTCACGGCGCAGCAGACCCTGCGTAACGACGGCAGCCTGCTGGCTGACGGTGCGATGAACGTGACCGCAGGCGTGCTTGAGCAGAACGGCACCCTGTCCGGCGCGACGGCGCTGACGGCGCAGGCCGGCACCCTGACCAGCGGTCAGGCGTCCCGCACGACCAGCCAGGGCAATATACAGATTACCGCGACCCGCAGCGCCAGCCTGAACGGGCAGACGGACGCGGCGGGGGCGGTCACCGTCAGCGCCGGCGACCTGACCACCGGCCCGGACGCGCACCTGCAGAGCGGGCAGGGGCTCACCCTGCAGGCGCAGAGCGCCGCGCTGAACGGCACCCAGGCGGCGAAAGGCGCCCTGTCGGTGACGGCGGGCACGATTGCGCACGCCGGGAAATCCACCGGTGACGCGCTGAGCTTTAACGCGTCCGGCGACCTGACCAGCGGCGGGGAGCTCACCGCCGGCGCCATTACTCTCAGCGGACAGAACATCCTCCAGTCCGGCGCCGCAAAAGCGGACCGCATGACCCTGACGGCCCCCGGGCGCATCACCAGCAGCGGCTCGCTGGTTGCCGGTACCCTCTCGCTGGACGCTGCCTCGGTGGAGAACGGCGGGCTGCTGCAGGGCACCACCCTGCTCGGCCTGAAGACCGGGTCACTCGCGAACCTCGCGGGCGGGTCGGTCTACAGCGCGCAGGATTTAACGCTGAACGTTCCGGTGCTGGCCAACGGCGGGCTTATCACCACCGACGGCACGCTGCGCATTAAAGGCGACACGCTGACCAACCAGGGTGAAATCAACGGCGTCAGCCTGAGCAGCGACTACCTCAGCCTGACCAGCAGCGGACGCCTGCTGGCGGACGACCGGCTCACCCTGAACGGCACTACTCTGGTTAACGCGGGCAGTATTGCCGCCGGCGACCTGCACATCACGGCGGACAGCCTGGAGAACCAGGGCACCGTCGAGGGGGACGCGGCCCTGACGCTCGGCGTGGCAGACCTCACTAACCGCGGCGCGCTGCGCAGCGGCGGAACGCTGACGCTCAGCGGCGACACCCTTACCAGCAGCGGCGAGCTCAGCGCCACCGCGCTGCTGCTGAACCTGACCCGTCAGGTCAGCAACGAGGCGGGCGGCCGGGTGATTGCCCGGGACGGCCTGACGCTGACCGCCGCCAGCCTGACCAACAGCGGGCTGATGGCCGGTGCCGACGCGCAGTTCAACAGCGCGTCGGTGACCAACGGCGGCACGCTGCAGGGAACCCGCTCGCTGACGGCGACGGGGGCACAGCTCAGCAACCTGCAGGCGGGCATGCTGCTCTCCGGTGGCGCGCTCGGCCTGCACCACACCACCCTGAACAACGCCGGGCTCATGCAGGGCAACACCCTGAACCTGGCCACCGGCGAGTGGATGAACACCGGTAACGCGCTGGGGGAAGCGGGCGTGACGGCGGCGGTGACCGGCGCGCTGACCAACAGCGGTAAGGTGCTCAGCCAGCAGGCGCTGGACGTTCAGGCCGGCAATACCGATAACCGGGGCCAGCTGCTGGCGAAAGCGCTGACCCTGCGGGGCGACCTGCAGAACAGCGGCCTGCTTCAGGGCAGCAGCACGCTGGCCTGGTCCGGCAACACCTTCGCGAACCAGACTCAGGGGCAGGTGACGGGCGGTGAGACCCTCACCCTGAGCGGACACACGCTGAGCAACGCGGGCAGCCTGCAGGGGCGCAGCGCCACGCTGGACGCCGCAGGCCTGAATAACCAGGGCAGCGTTCAGGCGCTGGACGCCCTGACGCTTGCTGCAACCGGCAGGCTGGACAACACCGGCGCCCTGCTCAGCCAGAACCTGTTCACGCTGACGGCGGCGCAGCTGTTTAACGACGGCCGGCTGGCGGGGAAAGCGCTGACGGTGAACGCCGCGCAGCTGACCAACACCGGCATGCTGCAGGGCAACGACACGCTGGCGCTGACCACCCGCGCGCTGAGCAACGGCGCCACCGGGCAGCTGGTGAGCGGAAGCGGCCTGAATCTGTCCCTGGACACGCTCGATAACGCCGGTCTGCTGCTGGTGAACGGCGGGTTCACCCTCCGGGGCAGCGACCTGACCAACCGGGGCGATATTCAGGCGCAGGACCTGGATTTGGGGCTGGGCAACGCCCTGAGCAATACCGGGAACATCGTGGCCACCGGCGATGCCGCGCTTCACGCGACGACGCTGACCAGCAGCGGCACGGTGGCGGGCAGAACGCTGACCGCAGGCGCGACGGAGCTGCGCAACAGCGGCCTGATGCAGGGCAGCAGCGCGGTTAACGCCGCCGCTGACCGCTTTATCAACGCGCTGAACGGCAAATGGCTCTCCGGCGGCGGCTTCACGCTGACGGGCGGGCAGCTGACGAACGCCGGTACGCTGCAGGGCGCGACGCTGGACATGACCGGCACCACCCTGACCAGCAGCGGCACGGTGAACGGGCTGGCGGGGCTCAGCGGCACGCTCGGCGGGGCGTTAACCAATACCGGGCTGCTGCAGAGCGGCGGCGCAACCACCTTCACCGCGGACACCCTGGCGAACCCGGGGCGCATCACCGGCGGCACGCTCTCCCTGACCGCCCGCGAGATGAACAACGACGGCCTGATGCAGGGAACGAACGGCCTGGCGCTCACCGGCACCGCGCTGACCACGGGCGCGGCCTCGCGCACCCTCTCCGGCGGCATGCTGACGCTGGACGCAGGCCAGCTGACCACGCAGGGCACGCTGCAGGGGAACGGCGCGGACATCCGCGCCACCGGCGACTGGACGCACGGCGGGTCCCTGCTCAGCCAGGGGGCGCTGACGGCCGCGACCGGCGGCACGCTGACCTCGTCCGGCTCGCTGATGAGCCAGGGGCGGGCGGATATCACCGCGCAGACGCTGGATAACCGCGGGCAGCTCCTCAGCGAAGGAGACGTGACGCTCGGCGGCAGCACCCTTAAAAACAGCGGCACCGTGCAGGGGAACACCCTCGCGCTGCGCCAGGACAGCATTAACAACCAGGGCACCCTGACCGGCCTGCAGAGCCTGACCGTTCAGGGGCAGCAGCGGCTGATGGCGCGCATGGCGATGGCCGCGCCGCAGCAGGCGCTGATTAACGGCGCTGGCGGCAGGCTTCTCACTCAGGGCGCGCTGACCATTGCCTCCGGGGCGGTGACCAACGCCGGCAGCTGGCAGGCGCAGAACATCCTGCTTAACGCGCAGTCGCTCAGCAACAGCGGCACGGTGCAGAGCGCCGACGGGCTGCAGATGACGCTGGCCGACACGCTCACCGGAACCACGGGCAGTAAGATTACCGCGCTGGGCAGCGCCACGCTGCAGGCCGCGACGCTGGCGAACCAGGGGCAGTGGGCGGCGAAAAACCTGACGCTGACCGGCGGCACGCTCAGCAACAGCGGCGCCATCAGCGGGGTGAATGGCCTGACCCTCAGCCAGACCGGCGCGGTCAGCCAGCAGTCGACCGGCACCCTGCTCTCCGGCGGGGCGCTGAACGTCACGGCGGCCTCCGTCACCAGCGACGGCAAAATGCAGGGGAGCACGCTCGGCATCACCACCGGGGCGCTCACCAACGGCGGACGTCTGCAGGGCGATAACGGCGCGACGCTGGCCCTCAGCGGCACGCTGACCAACAGCAGCGGGGGCGAAATCGTCAGCCGAGATGGCCTGACGCTGACCACGCCCGCGCTGTTTAACTACGGCCTGATTCAGGGCGGCGGCGAGACGCGAGTGACCGCCTCCTCGCAGGCGCGTAACGACGGCAGGCTGCTTTCCGGCGCGCGCCTGACGCTCGGCACGCCGCAGTTCACCGGTACCGGCTGGCTGCAGGCCACCGACCTGATACTCAATGCGGCAAACGCCACTAACGGCGGCACGTGGGTGGCCGACCGGGCCACGCTGACCGGCACCACCTTTGCCAGCCAGGGCACCACCCAGGCGGGACAGCTGACGGTTAACTACGGCCAGCTGAACAACAGCGGCACGCTGCTCGGCAACGCGCAGCTGAACATCGACGCGGACCAGGTGACCCAGAGCGCGGGCGGCAGGCTGCTGAGCGGCGGCAACCTGTGGCTGCAGAGCCGGGGGCTGGACCTGACCGGCCAGCTGGTCTCTCTGGGGGACTTAACGCTGCAGCTGACGAACGCGTTTACCAGCCGGACCGCCGTGGCGGCAGGCCGGACCCTGACCATCAGCAGCGGCGGCGACATCGATAACCGCAGCGTGCTGCAGGGGCAGGCGGTTAACCTCAGCGCGGGCGGGCAGCTCAGCAACAACGGACAAATCACCACCGGCGGCGGCACCAGCACGCTCTCCGGCAGCAGCGTGGCGCTGAACGCCGCGGGCGCGGTGCAGGGCGGGGGCGACATCACCGTCGCCAGCCGGAGCAACATTACCGTCGACGGCTTCACCGGCACGCGCGGCTCGCTGACCCTGAGCGCACCGGGCACCATCGTCAACACCGCGCTGCTGTACGCGGCGAATAACCTGGCGCTGTTTGCCGACAGCATCACTAACCGGCGCGGCGACATCATGGCGGGAAATAACCTGTGGATGCAGCGGGATGCGGCGGGGAATGCGAACAGCCAGGTGGTGAACACGTCGGGGAATATTGAGACGCAGAATGGGGATATTACCATCAGGACAGGAAGCCTGTTGAATGAGCGCGAGGGGATCAGTGAAACACGAAGCTATCAGGCCGCGACGGGCAGCCCTGCGGCAAGCGGCGCGACCTCCATTCGTGTAAAAGTCACAGACCTACCCCCTGATGAGTGGGGGTATATTTATACAATTTACAGTGGTGCGGGTGGCGGTAATATCTTCTCAATTGTCGCGCCGATGCCAAGTGGAGCAGTACAACGTTATCTGGTCGGATCGACCGTGGTCGATGTGACCGCAACAGGTGGCGTTGCGCGCATCGCCGCTAACCACGATCTGACTATCAATGCCGCTACGCTGAATAACCGTGCCGGTTATTTACTGGCCGGGAATGGGATGAACCTTTCCGGCAACAGCCTGAATAACCAGTCCTGGTTTGGTTATTCAGAGGATGAATATAAGGTCTATCGTTATAGTGGGAAAACAGGCAAGGTATCCAGCCTGAAAGGAAGCCCTGCCTCCGGCAACGATAACAACCGTCGTGTGACTTATACGCTGGATGGCGCGCCTCAGTACGAAACCCATACCACCGAACAAGCCCTCCGCGCGGTGATTCAGGCTGGCGGTCAGGTCACGGCGAATTTTACCAGTAATATCAGCAATACGGCGACGACCTCGAATGGCGGTGGAATAAGTCATTCGATACCTGCGCCGTCGCTGAACACCCTCAGCAACCAGAGTGTCGGCAGCGGCGTGCAAAAACAGGGGCTGAACACGACCGGCACCGTGGCGGTTAACTCGCCGCAGTGGAACGATCGGCTCCAGGGGGCGCTGCAGCAGCTTAACGGCGGCGGCTCGCTGGAAAACGGCGGCGCGTCCGGCACGCCTCTCAGCAACATTGGCACCAGGCAGAAAGGCAACGCGAACCTCGGCCAGCTGGGCGCACTGGCAAACGCCGGGGTCACCACCGCCGATCTCAGAACCGCTCAGGGTGGCGCCGTCGGGCATTATCAGGGCCAGCGCGTCGACACCAGCGCTTACCCGCTGCCGTCGGGCAACAACGGCTATTTTGTCTTCTCCGACAACCCGAAAAGCCCGTACCTGATCGGCATCAACCCGAAACTGAATGGTCTCGGACAGCTTGATCCCGCCCTGTTTGCCGATCTGAACGCGATGCTCGGGATCAAACCGTCGTCCACGGCGCCGCAGGAGACGCGGCTGGCGTTTACCGACGAGAAGCAGTTCCTCGGCTCGTCCTATATGCTCGGCCGCCTCAACCTGAACCCGGACTACGATTACCGCTTCCTCGGCGATGCGGCGTTCGATACCCGCTATGTCTCCAACGTGGTGCTCAACCAGACCGGTAACCGCTACCTGAACGGCATCGGCTCCGATCTGGATCAGATGCGCTATCTGATGGACAACGCCGCGGCGGCGCAGCAGTCGCTGGGCCTGCAGTTTGGCGTCTCGCTGACCGCCGATCAGATTGCCGCGCTCGACCACAGCCTTCTGTGGTGGGAGAAAGCCACCGTCAACGGCGAAACGGTGATGGTGCCGAAACTCTACCTGTCGCCGAAGGACGTCACCGTCAACAACGGCAGCGTGATCGCGGGCAACAACGTCACCCTGAAGGGCGGCAGCATCACCAACGGCGGCAGCACGCTGCTGGCGAAAAACAGCCTGACGCTCGACAGCCAGAACAGCATCAGCAACCTCAGCAACGGCCTGATGAAAGCGGGCGGCGACCTGAACCTGAGCGCCATCGGTGATATCAATAACATCAGCTCCACCATCAGCGGCAAAACGGTCGCGCTGGAGAGCCTGGACGGCAGCATCAACAACCTGACGCAGGTTGAGCAGATTGATATCAACGCCGGCGGGAAGTACGGCAACATCGGCCTGAAGGACACCCTGCTGGGCAACACGGCGTCCATTACCGCGCAGGATGGCCTGTCGCTTGAGGCGGGTAAAAACATCACCGTCACCGGGGCGAACCTGGCCTCCGGCGGCGATATGCTGCTGAACGCGTGGGGCGATATTGCCGTCAACGCTAATCAGATCAACGACGCATTCAGCTCCAGCCGGGAGAAAACCAGCCGTTCCTCCGTCACGTATCAGGGAAGTAACGTCAGTGCGGGCGGCAACCT
This region of Enterobacter asburiae genomic DNA includes:
- a CDS encoding hemagglutinin repeat-containing protein — encoded protein: MDTRHPPVRFSQRLISWIVCGLMVWQPVAPAVAAALTPAGQTTVDRAGNGVPVVNIATPNGAGISHNQFGEYNVGSEGLILNNGTDRLTRTQLGGLIQNNPNLQAGREAKGIINEVTGASRSQLQGYTEVAGKAANVMVANPYGITCNGCGFINTPNVTLTTGKPQFDASGNLLALEVTKGAITVEGQGLDASKSDALSLIARATEVNAAIHANDLTVTAGANRVGADGSVRPIAGEGAAPVVAVDTGALGGMYANRIRLVSSEAGVGVNLGNLTARQGDIQLDAGGKLTVRNSLASGSISAKGAGVALSGSHQAGGALNVASSQDVELSNSTLASQGDMRLSAAGKVQMTGGGTNSAGALAVSSGQAMTLNNTSLISRGAATLSSGGTLSSTGSAVSAGESLALSGGQLVLDGQSRADAAADIRLTGSTVSNQGQVNAGRDIALSGDRVSSSGLLAAKGRLDVNAGELTNGGTAQGSDVTLKGQTVTNNGTLQSAGNLALSAGTLAQRGTLSAKGNANVTAQQTLRNDGSLLADGAMNVTAGVLEQNGTLSGATALTAQAGTLTSGQASRTTSQGNIQITATRSASLNGQTDAAGAVTVSAGDLTTGPDAHLQSGQGLTLQAQSAALNGTQAAKGALSVTAGTIAHAGKSTGDALSFNASGDLTSGGELTAGAITLSGQNILQSGAAKADRMTLTAPGRITSSGSLVAGTLSLDAASVENGGLLQGTTLLGLKTGSLANLAGGSVYSAQDLTLNVPVLANGGLITTDGTLRIKGDTLTNQGEINGVSLSSDYLSLTSSGRLLADDRLTLNGTTLVNAGSIAAGDLHITADSLENQGTVEGDAALTLGVADLTNRGALRSGGTLTLSGDTLTSSGELSATALLLNLTRQVSNEAGGRVIARDGLTLTAASLTNSGLMAGADAQFNSASVTNGGTLQGTRSLTATGAQLSNLQAGMLLSGGALGLHHTTLNNAGLMQGNTLNLATGEWMNTGNALGEAGVTAAVTGALTNSGKVLSQQALDVQAGNTDNRGQLLAKALTLRGDLQNSGLLQGSSTLAWSGNTFANQTQGQVTGGETLTLSGHTLSNAGSLQGRSATLDAAGLNNQGSVQALDALTLAATGRLDNTGALLSQNLFTLTAAQLFNDGRLAGKALTVNAAQLTNTGMLQGNDTLALTTRALSNGATGQLVSGSGLNLSLDTLDNAGLLLVNGGFTLRGSDLTNRGDIQAQDLDLGLGNALSNTGNIVATGDAALHATTLTSSGTVAGRTLTAGATELRNSGLMQGSSAVNAAADRFINALNGKWLSGGGFTLTGGQLTNAGTLQGATLDMTGTTLTSSGTVNGLAGLSGTLGGALTNTGLLQSGGATTFTADTLANPGRITGGTLSLTAREMNNDGLMQGTNGLALTGTALTTGAASRTLSGGMLTLDAGQLTTQGTLQGNGADIRATGDWTHGGSLLSQGALTAATGGTLTSSGSLMSQGRADITAQTLDNRGQLLSEGDVTLGGSTLKNSGTVQGNTLALRQDSINNQGTLTGLQSLTVQGQQRLMARMAMAAPQQALINGAGGRLLTQGALTIASGAVTNAGSWQAQNILLNAQSLSNSGTVQSADGLQMTLADTLTGTTGSKITALGSATLQAATLANQGQWAAKNLTLTGGTLSNSGAISGVNGLTLSQTGAVSQQSTGTLLSGGALNVTAASVTSDGKMQGSTLGITTGALTNGGRLQGDNGATLALSGTLTNSSGGEIVSRDGLTLTTPALFNYGLIQGGGETRVTASSQARNDGRLLSGARLTLGTPQFTGTGWLQATDLILNAANATNGGTWVADRATLTGTTFASQGTTQAGQLTVNYGQLNNSGTLLGNAQLNIDADQVTQSAGGRLLSGGNLWLQSRGLDLTGQLVSLGDLTLQLTNAFTSRTAVAAGRTLTISSGGDIDNRSVLQGQAVNLSAGGQLSNNGQITTGGGTSTLSGSSVALNAAGAVQGGGDITVASRSNITVDGFTGTRGSLTLSAPGTIVNTALLYAANNLALFADSITNRRGDIMAGNNLWMQRDAAGNANSQVVNTSGNIETQNGDITIRTGSLLNEREGISETRSYQAATGSPAASGATSIRVKVTDLPPDEWGYIYTIYSGAGGGNIFSIVAPMPSGAVQRYLVGSTVVDVTATGGVARIAANHDLTINAATLNNRAGYLLAGNGMNLSGNSLNNQSWFGYSEDEYKVYRYSGKTGKVSSLKGSPASGNDNNRRVTYTLDGAPQYETHTTEQALRAVIQAGGQVTANFTSNISNTATTSNGGGISHSIPAPSLNTLSNQSVGSGVQKQGLNTTGTVAVNSPQWNDRLQGALQQLNGGGSLENGGASGTPLSNIGTRQKGNANLGQLGALANAGVTTADLRTAQGGAVGHYQGQRVDTSAYPLPSGNNGYFVFSDNPKSPYLIGINPKLNGLGQLDPALFADLNAMLGIKPSSTAPQETRLAFTDEKQFLGSSYMLGRLNLNPDYDYRFLGDAAFDTRYVSNVVLNQTGNRYLNGIGSDLDQMRYLMDNAAAAQQSLGLQFGVSLTADQIAALDHSLLWWEKATVNGETVMVPKLYLSPKDVTVNNGSVIAGNNVTLKGGSITNGGSTLLAKNSLTLDSQNSISNLSNGLMKAGGDLNLSAIGDINNISSTISGKTVALESLDGSINNLTQVEQIDINAGGKYGNIGLKDTLLGNTASITAQDGLSLEAGKNITVTGANLASGGDMLLNAWGDIAVNANQINDAFSSSREKTSRSSVTYQGSNVSAGGNLLVNAGHNLDVTASDLKAGGSAGLSAGNDLNLNAEQTSESSRKGKSESHSTGLDRTTISAGDNLVLKAGQDINARAAALAAEKSVGLQAGRDVNLAAEETTQGDSYKSGRKKVINESVRQSGTDITAGGNVTVIAGRDVTAQAADVYAAGNTAVAAGRDITLSTATESDYTYREEKKTSGGFLSKKTTHTIHEETHTREKGTQLSGDNVALRAGNNLTVQGSSVAAERDVALKAGNDLTVEAATNTDTYYDMKKTKKSGVFSSGSGLGITIGSQSSKSTRQGANTTQSDARSTVGTAGGNVIISAGNDVQLSAADVVAGRAKDDSSRKTGHIDITGDSIAILPGRDTTTESMKQESKSSGVTVSVKAPFEDTVRNVRDIVRGKGNSGNSTVDKVKGLGAEGGALALDGPGQMMAISAGSTRSSSESHYEGEFNSGSHLAAAGNIQMTATGKQGGSNSGNILIAGSQAKAGETVILDAKRDVDITTSTDSEKYGSSTKNSGWNLSSDLSAGSAVRAISGGGSHGNQLLPGGMSKAESNSSGTRTTQNASVIQGSDIYVNSRDGSVNISGSLMTATDDLLLSATNGGISVSAGRDTSRSESSGSSKLLGTLGGDGYSATAGYRHEKNSSREDSSLENGLRSQLSSKNGSVVAQAGNDLSLSGTDIRAGKSVSLSGENVLMGVSRDTRDGENHSSSAQYGVTASAGGWAVEAAKAAETAARSAENGDDPRLTAIRTGQSAATAAQGAMSDSSLIKAKVSLTAGTSSQDSRYHSTDTQGTTINAGENVSVRAGNDIAGMGVQIAGKHVALDAGRDILLSASQNTTHSESKNSGSQFSVGVGVSLIGAQNGISVELGASQHKGKENSQSQRNTNSVVHADEQLTVNSGRDTTLKGAELEGNRVVVNTGRDLTISSVQDTASYDSKQSSSGASLSLCIPPLCYGASSGSVSASGENITQNGKSVAEQSGIFAGKGGFAVTTGNHTQLDGAVIVSTASADKNSLDTGTLGFSNLHNESQTSGNGYTVALSGSAGGSGNGENRNLAPAIGTGQAEESHTGTTSSAVSGGSIVIRNPAGQKQDIADLSRDTADAHHGVDVNGDVQKVRDNLAVQSEGAALATSALDAYGKYAEQKARESNAALGAKLASEGKLQGDTPQEQEAFLKTQPGYQNTEYGPGSAFWTKGSAAAGLLAGALGGNLKAGAAAGAAPLLATLVKEQKDPTARAALHGIVAAALTQLSGGSSTDGLKAGAIGAITASAMTDHLVSALYGDKKSSDLTAEEKRLVSSLVSIAGGLAGAAVTDGSVSMAAMASETAKVEVENNSLSLPKGLNDIGLSQQSLAASMIQNGASPDELTAALVKNSQGQIPEGQDAVKGLLTAWAEFFGVPVSALTADGEMTPQRAAEILASGVPTSEAKLVQYVAAKAFLSIAKSSDLGLSPSNQKYVDILSPEAKQHILYGDSPTQGGHLYPGNPGKTVFPQSWSADKVVHTVGDIATSPDTQWFAQTGTGGAYTNAGRPARWVAWEERDGVRVRVVYEPASGKIVTAFPDSNPTPATLKPIKK